The following DNA comes from Bacillus carboniphilus.
TAAAGTGGATGTGTTTCTTTTTGCATAAAAAAAGCCAAGCTTCTAAATAGTATAGAAACTTGACTTTTCCTTTTATTCTTCTTTTAATTGCCCCTGAAATTGGATTTCACTTTTTATAGGAATAACGTCTTTTTGACCATCTTTTATAATTTCTTCAAAAACTGGTTTCTCAAGTCTTCGAATAGGTGTGTAGCCCTCTTTATCCATCCGATTTAAACATTCACTTACCGTTTCATTTTCTAGTACAGTAAACCACTTCTTCTTTGGATTCTTACTCATTTAAACAACTTTCCTTTACGTACACTTTTCACCCAGAAGCCACCATGGATAGCTTTTGGTTCATAGGCAATAATAAATGCTTTTGGATCCAACTCTTTTATTGTTTCGTAAAGCCTTAGCTCATACTTCCTAGGTGTCAAAATTTGCATAGCAACACGATCCCCTTCACGGCCATTCGCCATCCAATTTGTTACACCGTAACCTTTATCACGCAACTCTTTTGGAAGG
Coding sequences within:
- a CDS encoding NETI motif-containing protein, with amino-acid sequence MSKNPKKKWFTVLENETVSECLNRMDKEGYTPIRRLEKPVFEEIIKDGQKDVIPIKSEIQFQGQLKEE